The stretch of DNA CGCCGCGAACAGGAACGCCGTGCTGATGCCGAACAGCAGCACGCCGTTCACCGCTTGAAGCGCACTCAACATCTGAAACCGGGCCGGCACCGCCAATCCCGGTACATCGAACGTCGTCATGGTGGCCAAGGCGTACACGGACGCATTAGTCACCGAGTCCAGCGCGCCAAGGCCCCAATACGCTAGTGCCCACAGGAAGCCCTCGACCCCGTGCAGGGCGGCGAGGATCAGCGCGACGGCCCCGATGTGGCCGATCATGGTCGGGACCGCCCGCAGCCGCTCGGCCGTGGGCTTGTCGGCACGAACCCGAATTCTGGCCTCCAGACCGAAGGCCATCACCACCACCGCGGTGGTATGGATCGCGATGGTCAGCACGATGAGCGCAAGGCCCACGCTCCAACTCGCAAGATCCACCCATCTTCCCTACCACCGGCCACGTTGGCAGACGGCCGATTCGCCAGCCTCGAGGCGACTACAGGCGTGTACTGAGGGGTATCCAGATGCTTCTGACGTGTGGGGAGTAAGCCGTGGGCGACTTCGGGATAGCGGGTCTATGGGTGCTGCTGGCCCTGTCCCTTGTCGCGGCGGTGGCGGTCGCGGCCGCCAGTGTTTGGCTGGCGCATCGCATGCTCCCAGACCCGGTGAGCGAGGGGCACAACGGAGCGTTGTCGCCGTTCCTGACCTGTGTCGGCCTGGTGTATGGCGCGCTGCTGGGATTCGTCATCGTGGTTGCGTGGGAGCAGTTCTCGTCTGCGGAGACCAATGTGTCCAACGAGGCGTCGACGTTGATCACGATGTACCGGCAGACCGTCGGCATGCCGGTGCCGGAGCAGACCCAGATGCGGGTATTGCTGCGCAAGTACTCGGACGCGGTCTCTGGGCCTGAATGGGCGAGCGCGATACGGGCCCGCACCGGAACCGAAGGCGCGCGAGACGCGCTCAACGAGATGTACCGACTGCTCGGCAGCGAGAAGTCCAGTGTCGCGTCGAGTCCGATCAGTCAGAAGTTTCTAGATCAGCTGGGAACGTTGGCGTCGCAGCGCAATCAGCGGATCCTGGACGCCAAACCGCGAATACCCGGCTTGCTGTGGACGGGGCTGCTGTTCGGCGGTGTCGTGCTGCTGGGGCTCGGCGGTTTCATGCGGCTGGGCAGCACGCGGGCGCATCTAGGGCTGCTGAGCGCGGTCGCCGTGCTGCTCGGCTTGCTGCTGTTCGTGGTGTTCTGGCTCGACCATCCATTCGGCAACCAGTTGGGTGTGACGTCCGAACCGTTCGAGCAGTCGCTGACTGTCTTCGACTCAATCGATCGCGGGACCTGACCCTAGGCCGAAGCCGGTTCCGAAGTTGACGATGGCTGCGTGACCGCCACCAACCGTCGACCGGACCGCTACTTCGTGGGGAGGTAGTGATATAGCTCGAACGACGCCTGCTCGACCCAGCCGCGCTGTAGCTTTCCGTCGTCTACGGTCCAGACGGCGGTGCCGGTGAGCGCGATGGGCTTGCCCTTGGGTTCGGTGCCGAGGATGCCGTAGTTGGTCCCGGTCAGGACCCATCGGGAGCTGACGCGGGTGCCGTCCTCGTCCTGAAAGGTCTCGATGGTGTCAACGTGTGGGTCGTCGACGTGGTCGAGGAACTGCTTGACCCAGGTCTGGATTTTCGATGCGTCATGTATCTGCATGGGCGACGCGAAGTGGCGGCAGGCAAATCACTCGCGAGACACCATGTGGGGCACCGTTATTACGTTGTCCTCCTTAATAGGTTGCGCACGTCGTCGTCAGGCCGGCTTTCCCGGGTGCTTACGACGGTCGCGCCACCTGGAGCGCGCTTGTCTCGCGGTCAGGCCATCTCGGGCACACGCAGATGTGCGACTGCCAACTCGAAGTCGCACTGGTCGAGCACCTCTGCGTTTGCTTCCTGGCTGCCGGTGGCTCTGATCCTGTCCAACTGGTCCTTGTTCCGCTCTAGCGCTTCGGCGTTGTCGAAGGTCGCCGCGGCCACGCCACGGCCGGACGCTCGGTCGACGAGCAGGCTGGCACTGCAGAAGCCCTCCAGCTCCTCGAGGGCGGGCAGGACAGTCGTCCTGTAGAAATCGATGCCCCGATCGATTTGATCCGGGTCGACCTTGACCCAGGTGGCTCGAACCCAGGCGCCCTCACCCGCGTGGTGCTCGCGGTGCATGGCAGCGATCTCCCATTCCTCGACCTGCCTGCTACCACCCAAGAGCTCGACCGCCCGGTCACGAATCGGCCGAACGGCCTCCTCGCTCGCGCGCATCGCCTCCTCGGACTCCCAGGAGCTGGTAACAATGCAGCGCCCGGACGTCCGGTCGACCAACAATGACAAGCCAACGCACCCGTCGATGCCCTCGAGCGCGGGCATCACGGTATCGCGCGTATGGGCGATACCGGCGTCTATGGATGAGGGCTGCCCCTGGATGGTGGTGCTTCGTGCGTACATGATCTGCCTCCGTTGTATGTGGGGCAGCGTCTCGACGGCGCCGCCGGACTACTTCATCGTCCTCCCGCGGGCAAGGCATGGCAATGGGATGCTGCTGTTAGATTCGCTGAAACTCACTGCGCGCCCGAACAATACGGGCTTCACAATCAAGCGCAACTAATGAGTTCTGCGGTAGCGGATAGTACGGCTGGGCAACCAGTCCTGAACCCGGCTCGCGGTGGGCTCAAGCAGCCGTGCACCACTGCAACGGACAAGTGCACGCTCACCAATGCGTGCCCCGTAAGCCATAACCGCACTCCGTTGACCGTCCGGATGTTCCCGTCTTACTCTCGATCTGGGCGTCTGGAGAGGACGACGATATGGCGACCACGAGGCCTGAATGGCCCGAAGAAACTGTCGCCGAGCGCGTGGCGGGAGGAATGCTGCCCCGCGTCCTGAACACCTTCGACATGGTCGCGATCTTCGTCTCCATCGTCCTGTTCATCACCAATGCGGCGGTCATCCAAAGCGCAGGGCCCGCGGCATTCGGTTGGTGGGTCATCGGTTTCCTGGCTTTCCTGATTCCCGGGGCGATCGTCACCGGTCAACTGGGCCGCATGTTCCCAGGCGAAGGTTCGATTTATCTGTGGACCCAAAAGGCTTTCGGACCGTTCTGGGGTTTCTTCGCGGGATTCTGCGCGTGGTGGCCTGGGGTGCTCGTGATGGTCGCGACCGGCACCGTCGTGCTCAGCTACCTGGGTTATGTCTTCCCGTCGACGATCGGTTCCGCCAGTGTGCAGGTGCAGGGAGTCATCATCATCGGCTTCATTGTGCTGTCGGCGGTGCTGGCCAACCAGCGGTTCCGACTGACCCAGAACATCGTGAACGTCGTGTTTGTGCTCTACGGGCTGGCGATCGGGCTCGTTTTTCTCGCCGGCGTACTGCACATGGTTGGCGGACTGGCGCCCGAGACGAACCCCACTGATTGGTCGGCGTGGGCGCCGTCGGCGGACGCTGGGATCAACCTGAGCAACTGGAGTTTCTTCGGCCTTGTGGTGCTCGCGCTCTTAGGCGTGGAAGTGCCCCTGAACATGGGCGTCGAGATCAAGGACGAGCGTTCCATCACGCGCTATCTCGTCTGGGGCTCGCTGGCCGTGATGGTGGCCTACCTGCTGGCAACCTGGGCGGTGATGGTGACGGTCCCAGCAACAGATGGTCAATCGGCGCAGGTGACCTCGCTTGCGGCGGCGGTCGGCACCGAGTTGGCCGGCTGGGTGGGCAAGCTGGTCGCGATCCTGCTCGCCGCCTTTTTTCTGTTCATCACTGTGGTCTACAACTTTTCGTTCGCGCGACTGGTTTTCGTCTCCGGACTCGACCAGAAGCTTCCGGCGGCGATGGCGAAGGTCAACAAGCATAAGGTGCCCAGCAACGCGGTGTGGGTGCAGACACTGATCGCGGCGTTGTTCGCGTTGGTGGCGTTCATCGTGTTCCCGTCGCTGGGCATCGGGGGAGGGCGGCCGATCGACAGCCAGACCAAGGTGTATGACGTGCTTCAGGCCGCGGTCACGGTGATCTGGTGCATCTCGATGGTGGTGCTGTTCGTCGACGTGGTAATCATCATCAGGCGTTTCCTGCCGCGGTATGAGGAGACCAGGCTGGCGCACCCGGCGGTGTTCTACACCTGCGCGGTCATCGGTGGGTTGTCGGCGTTGGTCGCGGTCATCGCCACGCTGAGCGGATCGTGGACACCGCTGATCTCCAACAATTCTGGGTCCCTATCGGTTGGCGGCGCGACGATCGCCTACGGCGCGTGGTTCTACCTCGTCGCCGGCATCGCCGCGTTGTCCTTGCTCGTCGCGGTGGGCATCTACTTCCTCGGCCATGCGACCTCGGCGCGGGCGGTACGTCGAGCGACCCCGACGCCCACCTGATCGTGGATTGACCTAGAAGCGTTGCGCGCGCGGCGAAGCGCGCGGCGCTGCACGGTTGGGCGGCTGGCGCCGTGCGTGCGGTGCAACGGCAGGTTGGCCGCCGTTACCAAGGATGAGGTAATCGCCCGTCGATGCCACGGTCAGCCAATTGCAGGCGCAGGGCCACCAGGTCGACGTCGCCTGCTGACATCCAATCCTGTTGACTGCGCGGATTTCTCAGTCAACCGCGTTAACGAGCTCCAACTCGTCGCTGCACATCCTTGTCAACGGCGGTGGCGATGTCATGGACGAGCCTGGAGTGCCACTGCTTGTGCGCCTCCAGGTTCGCCGTTAGCGCATGACAGTCCGGGCATTCTTGATGGGCCGAGGTCTCGTGCTGGGTCTGTTCCACGGTGTTGCACCTCCTCGAAGAAAGGGGCCGTGTCTACCGTGGCACGAACCAGACCCCTCGTCCACCATCCGGTTACCTTGCCGCATCCGCGGCGTGAGCTCCTGCCGCCCAGCTTTATGGTCGAGTAGACGGCGGCCGTCAAGCAGCCGTGCACTAATTTTCCTCGACGGAGACGATGAATCCCGCGCTGCCCAAGGCGGCTAATACCGCCTCCCGGTGTGCCGGACCCCGGGTCTCGACGGTAAGCATCACCTCAACTTCGTCCAGTGCCAGCTTGGGTGCTGTGCGGGAGTGCACCACGTCGAGCACGCTGGCCCCGCTTTCGCTGACCACGCCGAGCAGCCTGCTGAGCCCGCCGGGGCGGTCCGGGATGGTGACTTTCACCGCGAGGTAGCGTCCGGCTGCGCGCAGGCCGTGGGTGATCACGTGGATCAACACCAGCGGGTCGATATTGCCGCCCGACAGGACCGCGCAAACGGGGCCGTGCCGGCCGAGTTCGGGTGCCGACGTCATCAGCGCTGCCACGGCTGCCGCCCCGGCAGGTTCGACGATGAGTTTCGCACGCTCCATGCACAGCAATAGCGCGCGCGACAGCGCGTCCTCGCTCACCGTCCGAACCGAGTCGGCGAATGCACTTACATGGGCGAACGGGATCGCCCCGGGCAATGCCACGGCGATCCCGTCGGCCATCGTCGACATCGACTCCGCCCGCACAGGCTGTCCGGCGGCCAACGAACGTGGCCAGGCCGCCGCGTTCGCGGCCTGTACTCCGATGACCCGGACTTGTGGCGCCAGAAAGTGCACCGCCGCGGCAATTCCGGCGACCAGCCCGCCACCACCGGTCGGCACCACGATGGTTGCGACATCGGGAATCTGCTTCAGGATCTCCAGCCCGACGGTGGCCTGGCCGGCGACGATGTCGGCGTGATCGAACGGGTGGATCACCACCGCGCCGTGCTGCGCCGAATATTCACGGGCCGCGACCAGCGCGTCGTCGATCGTCTCGCCGATCAGATGAACTTGCGCGCCATAAGCCTTGGTTGCCAACAGCTTTGGGAGCGGGACGTTGACCGGCATGAACACCGTCGACGCGATCCCTAGCACAGTCGCGGCCCACGCAACTCCCTGCGCGTGATTGCCCGCGCTGGCCGCGACCACACCCCGAGCCCGGTCCTCGACGCTCAGATTGGCGATCCGGTTGTAGGCGCCGCGGGGCTTGAACGACCCAGTGCGTTGCAGGTTCTCGCACTTGAGCCAGACCTGTTCGCCCGTGCGATCCGATAGCACCCGCGACGCGATGACCGGGGTTAGTCGCATCACCGGCCTCAGCCGATCCGCCGCCGCGTTGATCTGATCGAGCGTGAGCAGCTCCACAGCTAGACCCTCCGCTCGCGAACCGTCGGCGCGAATCCTGTTGTGCCGGACCCGAGTTTGTTGACCCAGCCGGCGTTTTCGTGGCCGAGGGTGAAACGTAGCCGGAATCTGTCCTGAAAGCGTTTCCGTTCGTCGGCTGGCAGCAGCCAGCTCAACTCCGTGAAGTGCCCGTTCCAGACCCCGGACCGGCAGCGATTCAGGTCGATGACAATCCGCATAACGACCCCGATCGTCGGAGCCTGTCTGAACGGCGGCAGGCTCGTTCGTCACTGCGACTGCCGCGCAGCGTACTCCGGAGTCAGGCCGAAGAACTAGGTTCCGACAAAGGTTTCCGTGCGCAAACGGAAACTCGACTATGCCTTTGCTGTTCCCGAGTTGGCTCAGCGTGTTACCGCATGCGAGTTCGACCACACTTCGAGACTTCTCCGCGAGACGGATCACTCAGCACTCAACGTTTCGTTAACGCGCACTTACCCCCAACGCGCGGACGACGACGACGGAAGGTGCACGGTACCAGTAAACTCCTGCACATTCTCAAATACGCTGTGCGCCAACATTTTCTGTTCGTCACCAACGCTGGCCTGCCCGGGTGGCCGGGCTAGCCGTGGCTGCTGTTTCGTACGCGGCGCCCGATGGCGCCGCCTTACTGCATCGACCAGCCGCCGCATCCTCGACGCTGGCTCGCTTACCACCTCGATGCGAGTCGAGTCGTAACCCAACAGTTCCGATAAGACCCAGTCGGCGTCCTCGTTTTGTCTTGGTGCGCGTCGGTGCATCCGCTCTACGGGATCAGGATGGCGCGGCCGCGTACGTTGCCGGCGTCGAGGTCGTCGATGGCTGATTGGAAATCGTCGAGTCGGTATTTCGCGGTGTGCAGCGTGACGGCGCCGCGGGCGGCCAGCGCCATCAGATCGCACAGGTCGTTGTAGGAGCCGACAAGATTGCCGATGAAGTTGATCTCGGTGGAGATGATGTCGATCGTTGGGACGTTGATGTTTTCGCCGTAGCCCACGACGTGGTAGTCGCCGGCCCTGTGAAGCATCCGCACCCCTTCGCTGGTGGAGCCGCCCTCGCCGACGAAGTCGATGACAGCCTCCGCACCGTTACCACCGGTGAGCTCGAGAACTTGTTCAACCTGGGTGCCGTCGGCGACGACTCCATGGTGGGCACCGATGGACATCGCGAGCTTGACGGCCTCCGGGTTGCGGTCGACGACGATGAGCTCGGCGGGACTCAGCGCCTTCAATACCTGAATGCCGATGTGACCAAGTCCACCGGCCCCAATGATGACGCAGCGGTCGCGGGGCGTGAGACGCCGCGCGGCCTTGGCTGCTGCGTGGTAGGCGGTCAGACCGGCATCGGCGAGCGCGGCGACATCCGCTGGTTCCAGGGCTTCATCGATCTTCACCACGCTGCGGGCCGATGTCTTCAGGTACTCGGCATACCCGCCGTCGGTGTCGATGCCGGGAAACGAACTGGCCTCGCAATGCACGTCGTCGCCGGAGCGGCAGGCCCGGCACAGCCCGCAGGTGATCAGCGGGTGGACGATGACCTTGTCTCCCTCGCGGACGTTGGTCACCGCGGTCCCGATTGCATGAACCCAACCGGCATTCTCGTGCCCGATCGTGTACGGCAACGGCACCTGAGACTTCTCGGCCCACTGGCCCTCGAGGATGTGAAGATCGGTTCGGCATACACCGGCACCGCCGATCTTGACCACCACATCGAACGGCCCTGTCGGTGTCGGGATCGGTACCTCCGCCAGCTGCAGGTTCTGGTGGTAGCCGGTTACTTGCACGGCTCGCATGGTGCTCATCGGTATTCTTCCTTTCCGATCCGGGTTCAATGCGTCACGGTGAGTGCGGACAGCGGTATGAAAGCCGCCGTCTCGGCATGGTCAGCCTCGGGATAGCGGGTGCGCAGCAGCCCGCGGCAGAAGTGGGCGTTGCCGTCAATGGAGATCCGCGTGGACCGGGCGCGGCGCAGCGCTAGGGAAACATCGTCGGGGGCGTAGCCGTGGCCCTCATGGTCCACCATCACGAGTTCGGTTGGCGCAACGGATAATCCGAGCGCGGCCCGGCGACGCAGCAACGCCGCCGTGGTCTGGTTGTCCGGCAGCTCGCGCAGCCGCACCCGCCCCAGCGATGCCACATCGCGTTGGGGGTCGACCCGGAGCAACTCCGTTAGGCAGCGTTCCATCGCTGCGGCATGCGCCTTGCGCCGGAAGGTCACCCGCAGCTCGTCCAGACTGTGTTCGGCCTCCTGGCCAAAGGTTCCCCGATAACCGGCGTCAGCGGCCAAGCCGGCGTTGATGACGTCCGAATCGTGGTGGTCGTCGAGTTCAACCACCACGTGCTCTGTCCAATCCAGTTTCACCAGAACGTCTTTGGCATCAGACGCCATGAGGTATGCGAAGTTTGGCGCACAAAAGGATGTCGGCAACCGCAGGTGGACTTCGACGTCATCGCCGGTGATCACCAGCGAGCGGACGAACCCCAGTTCGGTGATCGGTTCGTCGAGCTCAGGATCGACCACGGTGCTCAGGGCCGCATAGGCCTGATCATGCCGATTCACGTCAGGCCCCGACCAGGTGGTCGGCAGACTCGGCGGTTTTGTCGGCGCCCCGCGGACCGACGGCTGGTTCTGCCGCCGCGGGCAGCTGCAGCTCCGGCGGCACCGGGATGTCGTACATCTTGGCCGCGTTCAGGCCCAGAATCTTCTTCTTCTGCTCGGTGGTGAGCGGTGGGTATTCGCCTAGCTGCTCGGGAATCTGGAAGTCGACGAACGCCTCAACCAGCCAGCGCGGCGTCCAGATTGCGTAGTCAGATGCGAATTGGATGCGGTCCTCGCCGATCCAGTAAAGAAGCTCGCCGATGATTTGCGCGAAGTATTTCGGCCGGGTGTGGATGAACGGCATCGCCACCGCAAGGCCGGCATGCACGTTGGGCTCTTGCGTGGCGATCCAGCAGAAGTCGTCAAGGCGGGGCAGGCCGCAATGCTCGACGATGAAGTTCAGGTCGGTGAAGTCCGTGGCGACATGATCGATGTCGGCTACATCGAAGGAATCCCGGTCGAGCGGCCTGATCGTCGGGCCTTTGTGCACATGGATGTTGCGGATACCGAGCTCTTGGCAGAGTTCGAAGTACCGGTATGCCCACGGGTCGTCGAGCTTCCAGCCGCGCGACTCCCCGTGCCATTCGGCCGTGTAGAGCTTCACGCCCCGCAGATTGAATCGCTCGGCGTCGGCGCGCAGCTGGTCCAGGCCTGCCTCGCCGTCGCGTGAGTCGAAATAGTGGTTGTAGGTCAGTTTGTCGGGATTGGCCGTTGCCAGGGTGAACGCCTCCTCGGTTTGGCCGAACCCGCGGTGGTAGAACTCGCCGAGCTTCACCGGCTGGAAGATCGCATAGTCGATGTAGCCGTCCCGGAACAGGTCGTTCATCAGCCGCTCAGCGCCGTAGTAGAGGTACTCCTCGTAGGACCACACCTCTGCTTCCGGCGACAGGTTGCGGTGGTAGTCGTAGAAGCAGTCGATGAACTGCTTGCCATGAACGTTGCGTTGGTTCTCCGGCCGGCCGTCCCACAGGGCGATATGGGCGTCGACGATGAAGTAGCTGACGTCGTCCTTGCGGTACATTTCAGGACTCTCCCTTCGTGTGACGGTCGTCACACCGTTGGGAAAAGCTTATGGCGGCTGGGGCTCACATTCGAGGGGTGTCCGCTCCGTTCTGCTGGGACCTCCCGTACGCGTGGCCGATTCGGCCGAGTCCGTGCACCTGCAGATCGAGGCGGTGAAGCTGGCTTTTGCCGACGCGCTGGCCCACGTGGCCGAGACCGACTCGATGCGGATGCGCGTGGACCAGCTTCTGGACAAGGACTGCCTGACGCAGCGCGCCAAGCTGATCGACGTCAAGCGTGCGCTGCCGGCGGCTGCGGGCACGCCCGCCGGCGGCACGGTCTACCTGACTGGCGCGGACGCGGACGGGAGGATGGTGTCGATGATTCAGTCGAACTACATGGGGTTCGGCTCGAGAGTCGTGGTGCCCGGCACGGGGATCTCGTTGCAGAATCGCGGAACAGGTTTCGTGTCGACGCCTGGGCATCCGAATCAGGTTGGGCCCCAAAAGCGCCCGTATCACACGATCATTCCCGGATTCATGTCGAAGGACGGCGCGCCGCTGATGAGCTTTCGGGGTGAGGGGCGGCACCATGCAACCGCATGGCCACGTCCAGGTGGTGGTGCGGATCGCCGACTACGACCAATTCGGTAGCTGCCAGGCGATCTGGCGGCTCGACGGCGGCTACGTCGCGGCGAGCGATCCGCGACGCGACGGGCAGGCGGTCGGGTTCTAGTAGCGGCCCGCTGCGTCAGAGCAGCTTGTGTTCGATCACCGTCAGGGTCGTGGCCAAGTCTCCGGCAGACCATGTCCGCCGTCAGCTACCACTACCGTCCCGGTGACGAACGAGGCCGACTCGTGGGCGAGAAAGAGCACGCACGCGGCGATCTCCTCCGGTGTGCCACTGCGCCCGACCGGTCCGGCCGCCGCGGCGGCGGCTTCGAACGGTAACTGTGAATCGGTGGAGATGTAGCCTGGCGCAACGACGTTCACGGTGACGCCGTCTCCGACGACCTCCAGGGCCAGCGCCCGCGACAAACCCACCAGGCCCGCTTTCGCGGCGGTGTAGGTCGACTGACCCGGCATCGCGTTGACTGTGCCGGTGGTCGACCCGATGGAGACGATTCGCCCGTATCCGGCCGCTGTCATCACCGGCACCACCGAGCGACACATGAGAAATGCCGTCGTGAGGTTGCGGGCCAGCGCCGCATCCCACGCGGCGAGCGACATCTCGGCGACATCGTCGTCGGCGTCCCAACCCGCAGTTACCGACGTCATGCCGGCGTTGTTCACTAGGACGTCGACCCGGCCCCACCGGTCCACCGCGGCACGCAGCAGACTGTCGGCCGCCCCATCGACGGTCAGGTCGGCGATCACCCCGACGGCCGCGTCGCCGAGTTCTGCGGCCCGCTGATGCACGCGCTCGGAGGTGGCGCCCAGCACCACCCGGGCGCCCTCGGCGACGAGCGCGCGTGCCACGGCCGCCCCGATGCCGCCCGGCGCTCCGGCGCCGGTCACGATCGCCACCCGGTCCCCAAAGCGCGCCACGGATGTAAATCTATCCCGGGTCGATTGGGGGGCGCCGTCTTGACCCACCCGCAGGGCGCGGCGTTTCCGTGCATTGACAGCCAACTCACAGCAGCAGACACGAAAGGTGCTGCAGCGCAATCACTTTCAACGTGGCCGTCGCCGATCACTCACAGATTGGCTACCGGCTAGCCGGAGGAACCAAATGGGTGTCTGCGGTGACGTAATCGGTCCGATGGAGCGCAAATCTGGAAGGGCAAGGCAGATAGGCCATCGAAAGGAAGTTCCATTATGCGAGTCGGATTGAAGTTCATCACACCGATGTTGGCGGCGGGCGCTGCCGCGGCCGCGATCGCTGCAGCACCGATTGCAGCGGCCGCTCCCGCTCCGGCCCAGCCGGCGACGATCGCCGCGGCCCCCAGCGTGGAGGCGGCCGGTTGGCACGGCGGCGGGCACGGCGGTGGTTGGCACGGTGGCGGTTGGCACGGCGGCGGTTGGCACGGCGACGGCTGGCGCGGTGGTTGGGGGCCTTGGTTCCATCCCTGGGGCTGGTGAGCGGCGGATAACGCGCTTGGTCGAGGTCGTGATGTCGCGGCCTCGACCACCCGCAACCGCGGCTCGGCCGGCAGTCGCCGCGATGGCGAACATCCATCAGACACGCGCGCGATGCTCTCCCGGCCGTAGTCCATCGCAATCAGCACGCAACAGAGAACGGGTTCGAGCCGCGCAGTGTGTTGGTCAGCGCCACCTAAACGTATCCGAAAAGCAGTGCTTTGGCCGCGGCTTCGGCCACCGCCTCGTCGGTGTCGGTCAGCTCGCGACCCAGCCCGGTGGCCAGTTCGCTTCCGTGCGGCGAGTTCTGGCAGTAGGGCACCCGGTAGTCACCGAACATCGCGATCGGACACTTGTTGGAGCTGAGACTCGGCGCCCCCGGGACCGCGCAAAGCCCAAATCGCTGCGTCGTGACGGGATCGAATACCGCGGGTTTTTAATAGAATTCATCCCGGTTCGTATCCTCAGACGCATCAAGGCATTTCGGATACACCGGAATTACAGATAATCCGTCAGGCACGGGACGCGCCGATGAAGCGCTAGCAGGTGCTTTCCAGGAGGAGGAGGTGCCATTCCGATGGATGAGTTCCCGCAGGACTACGAGATCTTCGATCTCGGCGATGTGACGCTGCAGCACGGCGCGACGCTGCGCGACGCGAAGCTCGCGTACAAGACATACGGCGAACTGAGCGCCGACAAGAGCAACGCGATCGTGTACCCGACATGGTATTCGGGGCGCCACTGGGACAACGAGTGGCTGATCGGAGAGGGCATGGCCCTGGACCCGGCCAAGTACTTCATCATCGTCCCGAACATGCTGGGCAACGGGCTCTCGAGCTCGCCGTCGAATACGCCGCCGCCTTACAACGCCGCGCGCTTCCCGCACGTCACGTTCTACGACCAGGTCGAGCAGCAGCACAAGCTCGTGACCTCGTTCGGGATCGAGACGCTCCCGCTCGTGACCGGCTGGTCGATGGGCGCCGGGCAGACCTACCAGTGGGCCGTCAGCTATCCGGACATGGTCCAGCGGGCGTGCCCGTTCTGCGGGTCGTCCAAGACGAGCGAGCACAACGTTGTGTTCCTCGAGGGCGTCAAGTCCGCGCTGACGGCGGACGCTGCGTTCAAGGAGGGCTGGTACACCGAGAAGCCGGTCAAAGGACTGCGCGCGGCCGCCCGCGTGTATGCGGGCTGGGGCTTCTCGCAGGCCTTTTACTGGCAGCAGGAGTACAAGACGATGGGCTACTCGTCGCTCGAGGACTTCCTGGTCGGCTTCTGGGAGGGCTTCTTCCTCGACCGCCGCGACCCGAATAACCTGCTGACGATGCT from Mycobacterium sp. JS623 encodes:
- a CDS encoding bestrophin-like domain, whose translation is MGDFGIAGLWVLLALSLVAAVAVAAASVWLAHRMLPDPVSEGHNGALSPFLTCVGLVYGALLGFVIVVAWEQFSSAETNVSNEASTLITMYRQTVGMPVPEQTQMRVLLRKYSDAVSGPEWASAIRARTGTEGARDALNEMYRLLGSEKSSVASSPISQKFLDQLGTLASQRNQRILDAKPRIPGLLWTGLLFGGVVLLGLGGFMRLGSTRAHLGLLSAVAVLLGLLLFVVFWLDHPFGNQLGVTSEPFEQSLTVFDSIDRGT
- a CDS encoding nuclear transport factor 2 family protein; this encodes MQIHDASKIQTWVKQFLDHVDDPHVDTIETFQDEDGTRVSSRWVLTGTNYGILGTEPKGKPIALTGTAVWTVDDGKLQRGWVEQASFELYHYLPTK
- a CDS encoding antibiotic biosynthesis monooxygenase family protein; its protein translation is MYARSTTIQGQPSSIDAGIAHTRDTVMPALEGIDGCVGLSLLVDRTSGRCIVTSSWESEEAMRASEEAVRPIRDRAVELLGGSRQVEEWEIAAMHREHHAGEGAWVRATWVKVDPDQIDRGIDFYRTTVLPALEELEGFCSASLLVDRASGRGVAAATFDNAEALERNKDQLDRIRATGSQEANAEVLDQCDFELAVAHLRVPEMA
- a CDS encoding APC family permease, yielding MATTRPEWPEETVAERVAGGMLPRVLNTFDMVAIFVSIVLFITNAAVIQSAGPAAFGWWVIGFLAFLIPGAIVTGQLGRMFPGEGSIYLWTQKAFGPFWGFFAGFCAWWPGVLVMVATGTVVLSYLGYVFPSTIGSASVQVQGVIIIGFIVLSAVLANQRFRLTQNIVNVVFVLYGLAIGLVFLAGVLHMVGGLAPETNPTDWSAWAPSADAGINLSNWSFFGLVVLALLGVEVPLNMGVEIKDERSITRYLVWGSLAVMVAYLLATWAVMVTVPATDGQSAQVTSLAAAVGTELAGWVGKLVAILLAAFFLFITVVYNFSFARLVFVSGLDQKLPAAMAKVNKHKVPSNAVWVQTLIAALFALVAFIVFPSLGIGGGRPIDSQTKVYDVLQAAVTVIWCISMVVLFVDVVIIIRRFLPRYEETRLAHPAVFYTCAVIGGLSALVAVIATLSGSWTPLISNNSGSLSVGGATIAYGAWFYLVAGIAALSLLVAVGIYFLGHATSARAVRRATPTPT
- the ilvA gene encoding threonine ammonia-lyase, which codes for MRLTPVIASRVLSDRTGEQVWLKCENLQRTGSFKPRGAYNRIANLSVEDRARGVVAASAGNHAQGVAWAATVLGIASTVFMPVNVPLPKLLATKAYGAQVHLIGETIDDALVAAREYSAQHGAVVIHPFDHADIVAGQATVGLEILKQIPDVATIVVPTGGGGLVAGIAAAVHFLAPQVRVIGVQAANAAAWPRSLAAGQPVRAESMSTMADGIAVALPGAIPFAHVSAFADSVRTVSEDALSRALLLCMERAKLIVEPAGAAAVAALMTSAPELGRHGPVCAVLSGGNIDPLVLIHVITHGLRAAGRYLAVKVTIPDRPGGLSRLLGVVSESGASVLDVVHSRTAPKLALDEVEVMLTVETRGPAHREAVLAALGSAGFIVSVEEN
- a CDS encoding NAD(P)-dependent alcohol dehydrogenase, whose amino-acid sequence is MRAVQVTGYHQNLQLAEVPIPTPTGPFDVVVKIGGAGVCRTDLHILEGQWAEKSQVPLPYTIGHENAGWVHAIGTAVTNVREGDKVIVHPLITCGLCRACRSGDDVHCEASSFPGIDTDGGYAEYLKTSARSVVKIDEALEPADVAALADAGLTAYHAAAKAARRLTPRDRCVIIGAGGLGHIGIQVLKALSPAELIVVDRNPEAVKLAMSIGAHHGVVADGTQVEQVLELTGGNGAEAVIDFVGEGGSTSEGVRMLHRAGDYHVVGYGENINVPTIDIISTEINFIGNLVGSYNDLCDLMALAARGAVTLHTAKYRLDDFQSAIDDLDAGNVRGRAILIP
- a CDS encoding iron-sulfur cluster assembly protein; this translates as MNRHDQAYAALSTVVDPELDEPITELGFVRSLVITGDDVEVHLRLPTSFCAPNFAYLMASDAKDVLVKLDWTEHVVVELDDHHDSDVINAGLAADAGYRGTFGQEAEHSLDELRVTFRRKAHAAAMERCLTELLRVDPQRDVASLGRVRLRELPDNQTTAALLRRRAALGLSVAPTELVMVDHEGHGYAPDDVSLALRRARSTRISIDGNAHFCRGLLRTRYPEADHAETAAFIPLSALTVTH
- a CDS encoding amidohydrolase family protein yields the protein MYRKDDVSYFIVDAHIALWDGRPENQRNVHGKQFIDCFYDYHRNLSPEAEVWSYEEYLYYGAERLMNDLFRDGYIDYAIFQPVKLGEFYHRGFGQTEEAFTLATANPDKLTYNHYFDSRDGEAGLDQLRADAERFNLRGVKLYTAEWHGESRGWKLDDPWAYRYFELCQELGIRNIHVHKGPTIRPLDRDSFDVADIDHVATDFTDLNFIVEHCGLPRLDDFCWIATQEPNVHAGLAVAMPFIHTRPKYFAQIIGELLYWIGEDRIQFASDYAIWTPRWLVEAFVDFQIPEQLGEYPPLTTEQKKKILGLNAAKMYDIPVPPELQLPAAAEPAVGPRGADKTAESADHLVGA